A genomic segment from Tolypothrix sp. NIES-4075 encodes:
- a CDS encoding J domain-containing protein yields MPRRTSAPKRATATTLAPSTVHIRLEGLETQHQRLLTQIKKKRTELNNFVEQIHSIATQLYQRTTPNFQKIKALNEEIHILFKEILTKKKLAKQTKHKIAQIYHNLQVAGIISRKVDDEEDTEDELFEFNEQEKEIPHEYHQPQPELESPSAARTDESKKIRSYFLRLAEIFHPDKATDSETQIRHTEIMKEINKAYQEGDLARLLEIEKKHQVGEIIDSNSEDDLTRKCIRLEQQNELLKTQYETLKQELRSIKNTPEGAIVSEYKKVKKKGFDPIDEISLEIESQIKIVSQIRDYVKDFHLAKMTIKEFLCGPAVLRSINQSMIEDFLDQILEEMDE; encoded by the coding sequence ATGCCTCGTCGAACCTCAGCACCCAAACGCGCTACCGCTACAACTCTAGCACCTTCCACAGTCCACATTCGCTTAGAAGGGCTGGAAACACAACACCAACGTCTCTTAACACAAATTAAGAAAAAACGCACCGAACTGAATAACTTTGTTGAACAAATTCACTCTATCGCTACACAACTTTATCAACGCACCACCCCCAACTTTCAAAAAATAAAAGCTCTCAACGAAGAAATTCATATCCTCTTCAAGGAAATTCTAACTAAGAAAAAACTTGCCAAACAAACCAAGCACAAAATTGCACAAATTTACCACAATCTTCAGGTGGCAGGAATCATCAGTCGAAAAGTCGATGATGAAGAAGATACAGAAGACGAACTATTTGAATTCAACGAACAAGAAAAGGAAATTCCACACGAATACCACCAACCACAACCAGAATTAGAATCACCCTCCGCTGCTAGAACCGACGAATCAAAAAAAATTCGTTCCTACTTTTTGCGTTTAGCCGAAATCTTTCACCCGGATAAAGCCACCGACAGCGAAACGCAGATACGCCATACTGAGATAATGAAAGAAATTAACAAAGCTTACCAAGAAGGAGATTTAGCACGACTCTTGGAAATTGAAAAAAAACATCAGGTAGGAGAAATTATTGATAGCAACAGTGAAGACGATTTAACGAGAAAATGTATTCGCTTAGAACAGCAAAATGAATTATTAAAAACTCAATACGAAACCTTAAAACAAGAACTTCGCAGCATTAAAAATACCCCAGAAGGCGCAATCGTTTCCGAATACAAGAAAGTCAAGAAAAAAGGATTTGACCCGATTGATGAAATATCATTAGAAATAGAATCTCAAATAAAAATTGTATCACAAATTCGCGATTATGTCAAAGATTTTCACTTGGCAAAAATGACTATTAAAGAGTTTCTCTGCGGTCCGGCTGTTCTGCGCTCTATCAATCAGAGTATGATAGAAGATTTTCTAGATCAGATATTAGAAGAAATGGACGAATAA
- a CDS encoding dienelactone hydrolase family protein, protein MQITKRNVELRVDDSLMRVYVAAPSSPGVYPGIIFYSDIYQLGGAMIRLANYLAGYGYVVAAPEIFHRTEPVGLVIEPDDIGRMRGNDNAIRTAIAHYDADRRAVIEFLKAESSVSPGKMGTLGFCIGGHLAFRAAFESEIKAAACCYPTGIPSGKLGKGVADTINRVSEIKGEMLIVFGSLDPHIPEADRQTLIKALENAGIPHQVFLYEAEHTFMRDDGYRYDSAATTSAWSEIIAFFERMFAV, encoded by the coding sequence GTGCAAATTACTAAACGCAATGTCGAGTTAAGAGTTGATGACAGTTTAATGCGTGTTTATGTAGCAGCACCTTCTTCCCCAGGAGTTTATCCAGGGATTATATTTTATAGTGATATTTATCAGTTAGGCGGTGCTATGATTCGTTTAGCTAACTATTTAGCAGGATATGGCTATGTGGTAGCAGCACCAGAAATTTTTCATCGAACTGAACCAGTTGGTTTGGTTATTGAACCTGATGATATTGGTCGGATGCGGGGTAATGATAATGCGATTCGTACTGCGATCGCACATTATGATGCCGATCGCCGTGCTGTGATAGAATTCCTCAAGGCAGAAAGTTCGGTTTCACCTGGAAAGATGGGCACTCTCGGCTTTTGTATTGGTGGACATTTAGCTTTTCGGGCAGCCTTTGAAAGCGAAATTAAGGCAGCAGCTTGCTGTTATCCTACGGGTATTCCGAGTGGTAAATTGGGTAAAGGGGTAGCCGATACAATCAACCGGGTAAGCGAAATCAAAGGTGAGATGTTAATAGTGTTCGGTTCTCTTGACCCGCATATCCCAGAAGCAGACCGGCAAACTTTAATTAAAGCACTTGAGAATGCTGGTATACCTCACCAAGTTTTCTTGTACGAAGCGGAACATACTTTCATGCGGGATGATGGTTATCGCTACGATTCTGCTGCCACTACCTCTGCTTGGTCGGAAATAATAGCTTTCTTTGAACGGATGTTTGCGGTTTGA
- a CDS encoding FAD-binding domain-containing protein produces the protein MHILWFRRDLRLNDNESVANSTANNAEVLPCFIIDPWFYQQPELGKARVRFLFESLENLDRNLRSLGSRLYLFEGNSLDILQQLTRQLMEQSEKPKLFFNRDVQVEYGIQRDRAIADFYQQLNLDCHIGLNNFLQTDDEHRDRWFDEYYTYIRQSPHPTPTQINTPKRSFKLPQITIKQLKQKYSAFWETEQVYFKGGEKQALTTLDSFLQRRFHGYHWKLSQPWLAQAGSTSHLSPHLAFGTISVRNVYQRTKARAAELINEPKAEFSLKAFRDRLRWHDSFTQRLYFHPEIAHTNRYPEFDEYYTPTELTPQQQELFQAWQQGVTGFPLLDASMRQLQIMGWMNFRMRAMCATFLCINCGISWHHGARHYMNYLVDGDLAINNWQWQMQAGITNPLSDTFRIYNPNKNISEKDADGRFLNYWLRELHNYSLSEIIDGAYINKGEYPAPILDWSKTRLINGKIVSDIRKRVRERIISEGGEDYENAIATKKTVNKYVESKDKQYQQFKQMSGQ, from the coding sequence ATGCACATTCTTTGGTTTCGACGAGACTTGCGGCTAAATGACAACGAAAGTGTTGCGAATTCGACTGCTAACAATGCGGAAGTGTTACCGTGCTTTATCATTGATCCGTGGTTTTATCAGCAACCTGAGTTAGGTAAAGCACGTGTCAGGTTTTTGTTTGAGTCTTTGGAAAATTTAGACCGCAATTTACGTTCTTTGGGTAGTCGGCTGTACTTATTTGAAGGGAATTCTCTAGATATTTTACAGCAATTGACAAGACAACTGATGGAGCAGTCAGAGAAACCGAAGCTTTTCTTCAATCGAGATGTGCAAGTTGAGTATGGTATTCAACGCGATCGCGCGATCGCTGACTTCTACCAACAACTTAATCTCGACTGTCACATCGGTCTAAATAACTTTCTGCAAACCGATGACGAACACCGCGACCGATGGTTTGATGAATATTACACTTATATAAGACAATCCCCACACCCAACTCCAACTCAGATAAATACCCCGAAGCGTTCGTTTAAATTACCGCAAATCACCATAAAACAACTTAAGCAAAAGTACAGCGCTTTTTGGGAAACAGAGCAAGTTTACTTTAAGGGTGGAGAAAAGCAAGCTTTGACCACTTTAGACTCATTTTTGCAGCGGAGATTCCACGGTTATCACTGGAAGCTTTCACAACCGTGGTTAGCTCAAGCAGGGTCAACGTCTCACCTTTCACCTCATCTGGCATTTGGTACTATCAGCGTCAGAAATGTCTATCAACGCACCAAAGCAAGAGCAGCAGAACTTATCAATGAGCCGAAAGCGGAATTTTCTTTAAAAGCGTTTCGCGATCGCTTGCGTTGGCACGATAGCTTTACTCAACGATTGTACTTTCATCCCGAAATAGCACACACCAATCGTTATCCTGAGTTTGATGAGTATTATACACCAACAGAATTAACTCCACAACAACAAGAATTATTTCAAGCTTGGCAGCAAGGTGTAACAGGTTTCCCCCTGCTCGATGCGAGTATGCGGCAATTGCAAATAATGGGCTGGATGAACTTTCGGATGCGGGCAATGTGTGCTACATTCTTATGCATTAATTGTGGTATATCTTGGCATCACGGCGCACGTCACTACATGAATTATCTAGTAGATGGTGATTTAGCAATTAACAATTGGCAATGGCAAATGCAAGCTGGTATTACCAATCCTTTAAGTGACACATTCCGCATTTATAATCCCAACAAAAACATTTCAGAAAAAGATGCTGATGGTCGCTTTCTCAATTATTGGCTGAGAGAACTACATAATTACAGCTTAAGCGAAATTATCGACGGAGCATACATCAACAAAGGTGAATATCCCGCACCTATTTTAGATTGGTCAAAAACTCGATTGATAAACGGCAAAATAGTCTCAGATATTCGCAAACGCGTGCGGGAACGTATAATTTCCGAGGGTGGTGAAGATTACGAGAATGCTATAGCTACTAAAAAAACGGTAAATAAATACGTTGAATCCAAAGACAAACAATACCAACAATTTAAGCAGATGTCTGGGCAGTAG
- a CDS encoding CIA30 family protein yields MSAILVAGATGGVGKRVVRRLREKGYKVQCLVRDIDKARSILGNDVDLIVADITKPETLTSLVMSNIQAVVCCTAVRVQPVEGDTADRAKYNQGIKFYMPEVVGDTPENVEYQGVKNLVQAAGKSLQKSSEKVIFDFTNISEELKNSWGALDDVVMGGVSASNMQFVEDTALFTGNVSTANSGGFASVRTTNFTPPFNLSGYEGIRLRFRGDGKRYKIFLRTEAVWDGIGYGYSFDTVANTWIDIHIPFANFIPVFRAKSVKDCPPIDKSKICSFQFMLSKFEYDGALNPKFSDGGFALQLESIKAYGGETLPQFVLVSSAGVTRPGRPGINLEEEPPAVRLNDQLGGILTWKLKGEDSLRESGIPYTIIRPCALTEEAGGKELVFEQGDNIRGKISREDVAELCVQALQQTKACNVTFEVKEKEDNANYIDWQRLFSDLQADK; encoded by the coding sequence ATGAGTGCAATATTAGTAGCAGGTGCAACGGGTGGTGTCGGTAAGCGTGTGGTGCGACGACTGCGGGAAAAAGGTTATAAAGTGCAATGTCTCGTCCGCGATATCGACAAAGCACGGTCTATTTTGGGTAATGATGTTGACTTAATTGTTGCGGATATTACTAAACCAGAAACTTTGACTTCTTTGGTGATGAGTAATATTCAAGCTGTTGTGTGTTGTACAGCGGTGCGAGTGCAGCCAGTTGAGGGAGACACGGCAGATAGAGCCAAATACAATCAAGGCATCAAATTTTACATGCCGGAAGTAGTTGGTGATACTCCGGAAAACGTGGAATATCAAGGTGTGAAAAACTTGGTACAAGCTGCGGGGAAATCTTTGCAAAAATCGAGCGAAAAGGTGATATTTGATTTCACCAATATATCAGAGGAGTTGAAGAATAGTTGGGGTGCTTTGGATGATGTAGTCATGGGTGGTGTGAGTGCAAGTAATATGCAATTTGTGGAGGATACAGCTTTATTTACTGGCAATGTTTCCACGGCAAATTCTGGAGGATTTGCTTCTGTGAGAACTACAAATTTCACTCCACCTTTCAACTTATCTGGTTACGAAGGTATACGATTGCGCTTTAGAGGTGACGGGAAACGTTATAAAATATTTCTGCGGACAGAAGCAGTATGGGATGGCATTGGTTACGGCTATTCTTTCGATACTGTCGCAAATACTTGGATAGATATTCACATTCCTTTTGCTAATTTTATTCCAGTATTTCGGGCAAAAAGTGTTAAAGATTGTCCCCCAATTGATAAAAGCAAAATCTGTTCCTTTCAATTTATGTTAAGTAAGTTTGAATACGATGGTGCTTTAAATCCTAAGTTCTCTGATGGTGGTTTTGCTTTGCAGTTGGAATCAATTAAGGCTTATGGTGGGGAAACTTTACCACAATTTGTCCTTGTGAGTTCAGCGGGTGTAACTCGTCCGGGAAGACCGGGAATTAATTTAGAGGAAGAACCACCAGCAGTCAGATTAAATGACCAATTAGGAGGAATTTTGACTTGGAAGTTAAAGGGAGAAGATAGTTTAAGAGAAAGTGGAATTCCTTATACAATTATTAGACCTTGTGCGTTAACTGAAGAAGCTGGAGGAAAGGAATTAGTTTTTGAGCAAGGCGATAATATTAGAGGAAAAATCAGCCGTGAGGATGTAGCTGAACTTTGCGTGCAAGCGCTACAACAAACAAAGGCATGTAATGTCACCTTTGAAGTAAAAGAGAAAGAAGATAACGCTAATTATATCGATTGGCAGAGGTTATTTTCTGACTTACAAGCAGATAAATAA
- a CDS encoding GFA family protein: MTTNTNQPATYEGGCHCGAVRFRVVVDNHKVDDCNCSICKKKGFLHLIVPQDKFTLLQGKDLLSNYRFNTKVAEHKFCSVCGIHSFYVPRSHPDCIDVNVRCLDGDVMSNFEIVPFDGANWEDNIHKLIN, from the coding sequence ATGACAACAAATACCAATCAACCAGCAACTTATGAAGGTGGATGTCATTGCGGTGCAGTGCGCTTTCGGGTAGTAGTCGATAATCACAAAGTTGATGATTGTAACTGTTCTATTTGTAAGAAGAAAGGCTTTTTACATTTAATTGTGCCGCAAGATAAATTCACTTTACTGCAAGGGAAAGATTTGTTGAGCAACTACAGATTTAATACGAAAGTTGCTGAACATAAATTTTGCTCTGTTTGTGGAATTCACTCTTTCTATGTTCCCCGCAGTCACCCCGATTGTATTGATGTGAATGTGCGATGTCTTGATGGTGATGTGATGTCAAACTTTGAAATTGTCCCTTTTGATGGTGCTAATTGGGAAGATAATATCCACAAGTTGATTAATTAA
- a CDS encoding aspartyl protease produces MIYGEFNSQGELIFEINLISADGDIIPVQALLDTGFTGWLAIDNQDAFSLGWLKESQQEEMRTARGEVQFNLYQGSVFLDEEEFAIPALGGDELQDILLGVRWLQTKRLVADLPAGVLTLG; encoded by the coding sequence ATGATTTATGGAGAATTTAATAGCCAGGGTGAGTTAATTTTTGAAATTAATTTAATTTCTGCTGATGGTGATATAATTCCAGTCCAGGCGCTTCTAGATACAGGATTTACTGGTTGGCTGGCAATTGATAATCAAGATGCTTTTAGTTTGGGATGGCTGAAAGAAAGTCAGCAAGAAGAAATGCGAACCGCAAGAGGAGAAGTACAATTTAATCTTTATCAAGGAAGCGTGTTTTTAGATGAAGAAGAATTTGCAATTCCAGCATTGGGAGGAGATGAACTGCAAGATATCCTCTTGGGTGTACGTTGGTTGCAGACAAAGCGATTGGTAGCAGATTTACCAGCTGGAGTGCTGACGTTAGGGTAA
- a CDS encoding DUF3386 domain-containing protein yields the protein MTVTQISAQELFQAAYENRYTWDQNFPGYTADITFKEDDKVITGKIRVNADLKAEVFDVEDEQAQKIIHGQAWEIAIHRVRRSFEQTHSTNTFSYGKTDETGAVEILVGGKSEGDGYKVRNNEVCYVHRLIHGTFVTINTFSSHDTGEGYLSHTYDSVYHDPKTGEQRGGRSEFTDEYEKVGKYFILNRREIRTETEGQVSTQEFIFSNIKLLEPVAG from the coding sequence ATGACTGTTACACAAATTTCTGCCCAAGAACTTTTCCAGGCTGCTTATGAAAACCGCTATACTTGGGATCAAAATTTTCCCGGTTACACCGCAGATATCACCTTTAAGGAGGATGATAAGGTAATTACTGGTAAAATTCGCGTTAACGCCGATCTCAAGGCAGAAGTGTTTGATGTCGAAGATGAGCAAGCACAGAAAATTATTCACGGTCAAGCTTGGGAAATAGCAATTCATCGCGTCCGTCGCAGCTTTGAACAAACCCACAGCACCAATACGTTCAGCTATGGTAAAACTGACGAAACTGGTGCAGTCGAGATTTTGGTCGGTGGTAAGTCTGAAGGCGATGGATACAAAGTCCGCAATAATGAAGTGTGCTACGTTCACCGTCTAATTCATGGTACTTTTGTCACCATTAATACTTTCAGCAGTCACGATACTGGTGAGGGCTATTTATCCCACACTTATGACTCTGTATACCACGACCCGAAAACAGGGGAACAAAGAGGTGGTAGAAGCGAATTTACAGACGAGTATGAAAAGGTTGGTAAGTATTTTATCCTCAATCGTCGCGAAATTCGCACCGAAACAGAAGGACAAGTTTCAACTCAAGAATTTATCTTCTCGAATATCAAGTTGTTAGAACCTGTTGCAGGTTAA
- a CDS encoding LuxR C-terminal-related transcriptional regulator yields the protein MPNSLHSVFHAIASAQNEQELKLAVMDTVGKHFGVQRWGIHLLDDHTSKDGIQDIPDVCIESNPIGQYVVERHAPTHEQLILSPTSWKQLCPRQDHEHVMTGPIICDGRLIGTLNLARFSGNPAFDANDLADLSALCLHLSAKLATLRTKSVTFNSQLASKLTPRELEIAELVAQGLTNAEIGAKLWISQNSVKQALKRMFRKLEVSARAEMVAKLQEVLN from the coding sequence ATGCCTAATTCACTTCATAGCGTATTTCATGCGATCGCCAGCGCCCAAAACGAGCAAGAACTTAAGCTTGCTGTCATGGACACAGTTGGCAAACATTTTGGTGTGCAACGTTGGGGTATTCATCTGCTTGATGACCACACATCAAAGGATGGTATTCAAGATATCCCGGATGTGTGTATAGAAAGCAACCCTATCGGTCAATACGTCGTTGAGCGTCATGCACCCACACACGAACAATTAATATTATCCCCAACAAGCTGGAAGCAACTTTGCCCGCGTCAAGACCACGAACACGTCATGACCGGTCCAATTATTTGCGATGGTCGTCTGATTGGAACCTTGAACCTTGCCCGTTTTAGCGGAAATCCTGCCTTTGATGCCAACGATTTAGCCGACCTTAGCGCCTTGTGCTTGCATTTGTCAGCAAAACTTGCAACTTTACGCACTAAATCAGTAACATTTAATTCTCAGTTAGCAAGTAAGCTGACACCGCGAGAATTAGAAATAGCTGAATTAGTGGCGCAGGGTTTAACTAATGCGGAAATTGGCGCAAAACTTTGGATTAGCCAAAATTCAGTTAAGCAAGCTTTGAAGCGGATGTTTCGCAAGCTGGAAGTTTCAGCACGAGCGGAGATGGTAGCGAAATTACAGGAGGTGCTAAATTGA
- a CDS encoding glycoside hydrolase family 31 protein, producing the protein MPQYFGQLHTTEASWSTLGAVQAIQQNERYILFNCGDSCLSISVLAPNLIRVRMTPTGEFLSRRSWAVAQADEEWSTVPFEVQEKAEAIEITTEQLCIVVSRNPCRIKCFDSAGQPFAQDVDLGMGWRTGAVAGWKQIESDEHFYGFGEPTGLLDQRSKVRTNWASDAVDFDIMTDSMYQAIPFFIALRPGLGYGLFFNTTFWSRFDLGAQQPGVWRMETQGTELDYYIIYGPEPAKIIETYTQLTGRMPLPPRWSLGYHQCRWSYESQDIVRKLACEFRQRRIPCDVIHLDIDYMNGYRVFTWSPKRFANPQELIQNLKQDGFKVATIVDPGVKYEPEADYKVFDEGLNNDYFIRKTNGQLFHGYVWPDKAVFPDYLRPEVRDWWGSLQNSLTDIGVAGIWNDMNEPTIDDRPFGDPGNKISFPLDAPQGPSDERTTHTETHNLYGLMMAQASYQAAKISRPTERSFLLTRAGFAGIQRWSAVWTGDNQSLWEYLEMSIPMLCNLGLSGVAFVGADIGGFAGNATAELFARWMQVGMLYPLMRGHSALTTGQHEPWVFGDRVEKICREYIELRYQLLPYIYTLFWEAATTGAPILRPLLYHFPNDPKTFTLADQVMLGSSLLAAPIYRPGVEHRAVYLPEGCWYDWWSGETFTGPTHILAHAPLERMPLYVRAGSIIPMAPVMQHVDERPIDQMRLRISKGIGEFTLYEDDGHTFEYKTGAFCTTTYHVYSKGQQTIVEIKAREGEFSPAMREIIVELIGVGEQSFFDDGTANQLEFST; encoded by the coding sequence ATGCCGCAATACTTTGGACAACTGCACACAACCGAAGCATCTTGGTCAACTCTTGGAGCAGTACAAGCAATACAACAGAATGAGCGCTATATTCTCTTCAACTGCGGCGACTCCTGTCTGAGCATTAGTGTACTAGCACCGAACTTAATTCGGGTACGGATGACACCAACAGGTGAATTTTTATCCAGGCGATCGTGGGCAGTGGCACAAGCGGATGAAGAATGGTCTACTGTGCCGTTTGAGGTGCAAGAAAAAGCAGAGGCTATAGAAATCACAACCGAGCAATTGTGCATTGTCGTGTCCCGCAATCCTTGCCGTATCAAGTGCTTCGACTCAGCAGGACAGCCGTTTGCTCAAGATGTAGACTTAGGGATGGGGTGGCGGACTGGTGCTGTTGCTGGGTGGAAACAAATTGAATCTGACGAACATTTCTATGGTTTTGGTGAACCCACTGGCTTGCTCGATCAGCGCTCAAAAGTAAGAACCAACTGGGCATCTGATGCGGTCGATTTCGATATCATGACAGACAGTATGTATCAGGCGATTCCCTTTTTTATCGCGTTGCGTCCTGGATTAGGGTACGGGCTTTTTTTCAATACTACTTTTTGGAGCCGATTTGATCTGGGGGCACAGCAACCAGGAGTCTGGCGGATGGAAACTCAGGGGACTGAACTGGATTACTACATCATTTATGGTCCTGAACCTGCAAAAATTATCGAGACTTATACCCAGCTAACCGGACGGATGCCCTTGCCACCCCGATGGTCATTAGGTTATCACCAGTGTCGTTGGAGTTACGAGTCACAAGATATAGTACGCAAACTGGCGTGTGAATTTCGTCAGCGCCGCATTCCCTGTGATGTTATCCATTTAGATATTGACTATATGAACGGCTACCGGGTTTTTACCTGGAGTCCTAAGCGATTTGCTAACCCTCAAGAATTAATACAAAATCTCAAGCAAGATGGCTTTAAAGTAGCGACGATTGTTGATCCGGGGGTCAAGTACGAGCCAGAAGCAGATTACAAAGTATTTGACGAGGGATTAAACAACGACTATTTTATCCGAAAAACGAATGGTCAGCTATTTCACGGCTATGTTTGGCCCGACAAAGCCGTCTTTCCTGATTACCTGCGCCCGGAAGTGAGAGATTGGTGGGGAAGTTTACAAAACAGCCTCACCGATATCGGTGTTGCCGGCATCTGGAACGACATGAATGAACCTACAATTGACGATCGCCCATTCGGCGACCCTGGTAATAAAATTTCGTTTCCCCTCGATGCACCGCAAGGACCAAGTGACGAGAGAACCACCCACACTGAAACTCACAATTTGTATGGGCTAATGATGGCACAGGCATCTTATCAGGCAGCTAAAATATCTCGTCCGACAGAACGCTCCTTTTTATTGACACGCGCTGGATTCGCTGGCATTCAGCGTTGGTCAGCAGTATGGACAGGAGACAATCAATCGTTATGGGAATACCTGGAAATGTCCATACCGATGCTCTGTAACTTGGGTCTATCGGGTGTTGCATTTGTCGGTGCTGATATTGGAGGATTTGCGGGGAACGCTACGGCTGAACTATTTGCTCGTTGGATGCAGGTAGGAATGCTTTATCCCTTAATGCGGGGACATTCAGCATTAACTACAGGACAGCATGAGCCTTGGGTATTTGGCGATCGCGTCGAAAAGATATGCCGCGAGTACATCGAACTCCGTTACCAACTGCTGCCCTATATTTATACTCTTTTCTGGGAAGCCGCAACCACTGGCGCACCAATTCTTCGTCCCCTGCTTTATCATTTCCCCAATGACCCAAAGACTTTTACTCTTGCTGACCAAGTAATGCTTGGCTCATCATTACTCGCAGCACCAATTTACCGTCCAGGTGTTGAACACCGTGCCGTGTACTTGCCTGAAGGTTGCTGGTACGACTGGTGGAGTGGCGAAACTTTTACAGGACCAACTCACATTCTGGCACACGCCCCACTTGAACGAATGCCATTATATGTCCGTGCTGGCTCGATTATTCCGATGGCACCAGTAATGCAACATGTAGATGAACGTCCTATAGACCAGATGAGGCTTCGGATCTCGAAGGGTATAGGCGAGTTTACCCTTTATGAGGATGACGGTCATACTTTTGAGTACAAAACAGGAGCCTTTTGCACAACAACTTACCATGTTTATTCTAAAGGGCAACAAACCATTGTTGAGATTAAAGCAAGAGAAGGTGAGTTTTCACCTGCAATGCGTGAAATTATTGTGGAACTAATAGGTGTTGGTGAACAGAGCTTTTTCGATGATGGCACTGCAAATCAGTTGGAGTTTTCTACTTAG
- a CDS encoding septal ring lytic transglycosylase RlpA family protein — protein MKQTQLWSVVTLSTTVLGLPSVGRAATTNGNSTTSGETASNDAVNVKKPQSLREKLISRDMVTQIHAHNLAGRQATTLYIRNIPFLTFVSQGGISNSDERASAIAAKINQLITDKVDASQITVSWKATSYIIKVNSEELVEIDGNTTRLPDTTNNLSQDALQATNRLRRLIDVAHALNQINTIPLPPQEPIKQPQQVKKPPQQNTGGQVQATSKGMASYYSYEGGNRTATGERFNPQGFTAAHRSLPFGTLVRVTNTGNGRSVVVRINDRGPFIRGRVIDLSLGAARELGMISSGVAAVKLEILSN, from the coding sequence ATGAAACAAACGCAATTGTGGTCTGTTGTCACTTTGTCAACAACTGTTTTGGGGCTACCGTCAGTTGGTCGTGCTGCAACAACCAATGGAAATTCTACCACTTCGGGCGAGACAGCTTCTAATGATGCGGTGAATGTGAAAAAGCCGCAATCTTTAAGGGAAAAACTTATTTCCCGTGATATGGTTACTCAAATTCATGCTCATAACTTAGCAGGTCGTCAGGCGACAACGCTGTATATCCGCAATATTCCTTTTCTGACCTTTGTTAGTCAAGGGGGTATCAGCAACTCAGATGAAAGAGCGAGTGCGATCGCTGCTAAAATCAATCAATTAATAACAGACAAAGTTGATGCTAGCCAAATTACAGTAAGTTGGAAAGCAACCAGCTATATCATCAAAGTCAATTCAGAAGAACTGGTAGAAATCGATGGAAACACAACACGTCTACCAGATACAACCAATAACCTGTCACAAGATGCGTTGCAAGCCACCAATCGCTTGCGGAGACTAATCGATGTCGCTCATGCCTTAAACCAGATTAATACTATCCCCCTTCCACCCCAAGAACCGATTAAACAGCCACAACAGGTGAAGAAGCCACCACAGCAAAATACTGGTGGGCAAGTGCAAGCCACCTCTAAAGGTATGGCTTCATATTACAGCTATGAAGGTGGTAATCGTACTGCAACTGGTGAGAGATTTAATCCTCAAGGATTCACCGCAGCCCATCGCAGCTTGCCTTTTGGTACACTAGTTCGTGTCACCAACACTGGCAATGGTCGTTCTGTAGTCGTGCGAATTAATGACCGTGGTCCATTTATTCGCGGTCGAGTAATTGACCTTTCTCTGGGTGCGGCAAGAGAATTAGGAATGATTAGCAGTGGTGTTGCCGCAGTTAAATTAGAAATTTTGAGTAATTAA